Sequence from the Hemibagrus wyckioides isolate EC202008001 linkage group LG28, SWU_Hwy_1.0, whole genome shotgun sequence genome:
CATGCAACAACACAGCAAACCTGCTGTAGGAAACGCCCTGAGAAACAACACGCCATGTTCATGTTCCAGAGTGAAGACCTTCACCGCTTTACACGTTCAGCCGAGAAGCCGAGACATCATCACTGAAAGATGTTTTCCTCTTCTGTTCTCGTAAATATCTCGCCTTCCCTAAATATTCTTACTATATACTTTTTCAGGTAATTTGGCAAATAGCAAGGCTTTATCTGAGTTATTCTTTTGTTTACAGTGTGCTTCAAAAcgacagaaaaaataatatttacacaaaccCATAATTCTAAAGCACTTTTCTGACGTTCAGAGAAAGACTGGTTTTGGAAAGCGAGACATGCTGGACTACAGAATTTGGTTTGTGGACACCAGATGCTGCTTTAAATCCGAGTGATCATTTTTAATGttctaatattttaaatgtaagaaaatacatttttgttctCATGACCAGGATTTTGAAAAAATTAAgatatttttataaacataacATTGCTGAAATCGGTCAAATTGACAGGAatttactatttaaaaaaagttgaAGATCCTGAGTTGAAAAAGGTGCTGGAGATAAAGTTATTCACATCCAAACTGTCACGTGCTAACAGGTTTAAGTGTTTCTGTAAAACATAAATACCTATTATATTGGTGAATGACCAGTTCTCAGTAACATTCCTGTTGCCTAGAAATATTGTTTAGTTATGGAACTGATGTCACAGGGACTTTAGGATTGTGAAAAAGCACTCGTTATCATCTTCGTCTAATGTTGAGGTCACCATGGCATCCACTTTGCCCTTATATTCTCATATCAAATCTGAAATCTGCAACATGTCCCAAAAAGCACCACAAAACACTCCAGTGTGCTTCTGTTCCTCTCAGGTGAGACCAAGCCCAGAGACATCAGCAGTTCTGCTGGACAGGCTTGATGCGAGTCTGCTTTGCATTGTAAAACCTGTATCTGGGGAAGCAGCAGCGTGTTGACTGACAGCTTTACTGAAATAATCCCGAGCCCAGGTCTTGATGTCTACGTGCTGTTCTGAAACGTTTCCATACGTAGGGGAGATTAGCACTGTTCAGCTAAATGTAGGACTAGGCCTATAATGGAGGGCCTTCATATACCTGTTTAACATCATCTGTATTACATAACCTTGTTAATTCAGCTTGTCATATCATTTCCGGTCCAAAGTTGTCTGACTTTAATGGCATTGCTCTTGGCTCCtgaagtatttcagaaactggaCACCCCCGTAAATTTCACACAAAACtttctctagagtttacacagaatggcaCATAAAGCAATAAACATCATGTGTTTGAAAGGTCTGCAGGTGAAACTCCTTGCtaatgagagagatcagatccTGTTAGCAGCCAAGAACAATCACCTGAGGTCATCATGGACAGACTCAAACTGGACAGAGAACAACAACAGGTGATTTTTTAGTCTTCAGTTGTCCAGTTTGGAGTCTGTGCCCATAATAACCTCAGGGTCCTGtttttggctgacaggagaggaACCTTTTGCAGTCCtctggtgttattgtgttaatCCACATGACATACTGATTATGAGAGTTACTACATccatctggccattttcctctcaTCCCTTTTTATCAACAAAGCGTCTCCACCCACAGAACTCAcactcaatgtttttttgtttttcacaccattctgtgtgacCCAGTAAGCCCACACACTCGCCATgatcacacactcgcactgtctgtctgttcacaCGTCACTACAGCcgagcaaaaaaagaaagaattatttGTGAATGCTGAAAATCTCATTTaggtgcattattattattattattattattattattgtaagtctttattattagtgtatttatttcatttcggTTTTCACTCGGTCTGAACTATATGTAGGAAAATATTGTCCATTGTTTTTCCTGAAaagtcacagacacacagacacacacacagacacacacacagacacactgcacggTTTCATGTAGCtcggagtgtgtttgtgtacactgGGGCTTTAAATAGCTTGATCACTGTTACTAGGGTTAAGCTGCAGTACCTGGATGTGACATCTGGATGACTCGGTTGTCGGTGCCATAGTCATTGAAGATAACAGCTGCTGATGCTCCGCTGCGCGCAGCCGCGTTGATCTTAGACGAGAACGTGCAGCCGTTGCCCCGCTGCACGAGCGCTATCCAAGGCGCGGAGACTGAAGGCCGCGCGAACCTTGTATCGTTGGCGCATGCGTGAATCGGATCGGCCAGGTACACGGTCCCAGTCACGGGGTACGTCGGTGACTCGATACCGTACAGCCCCATCTCCTCGCGCCGCCATATCGTCCGGTTAATTTCGGGGGTAACGTAAGACACGTTAATGTAAGCCGTACTAAACGCGGAGACCTGCGCTGTACCGgaactacacacctgtacacaccacacCGCTAACAACCACCGACAAAAGTGTCCCATagcgctctctgtctctctctctctctctctctctctctctctctctcgtgtgccACTGTGACTTAAAACAAAAACCCCAAACCTGAACCTAAAGACGGAACTGAATCTAGAAGTGTGACGTTTAACCCGTACTTTCTTCTGCCTGCTCACGGCCAGGTGTGCGCAAACTTCATCTCAGACCACGCCCACTTTCACTCGAAGGAGGTGGTGCCATGGACCGGCAGCCATAGCGGGCTAATGATTGGCTGTGAagtctgtgattgacaggatgTTGACAAAAGCAGGAAGTTTCACCTCACCCTTTCTCAGGAGTCAATATCCAGTGGACTGATGCGGCACCTGGCGGAAGTACAGCAGAGCATCCGGTCCGATCACGCAGGCCAACACACTCAAGGTTCAAATtccaggaagagagagagagagagaaatatatactatatacaagacaaaaaaaacaagtaaaaagaaatcatgaactagaataaataaagtacagatgctgtacaaataatattgtagagctgtaatattgcacacaggGATTGTAAATTATGTGATCATTTTTAATAGGTGATAATGGTGAAGTTGTAATGTATATGAAAGGCTCATAATTACTACTGCACCCATTACTGATTATTGGACATGAAAATGTCCCGACACTTAAAGAGAGGAACTGTACAGAATCGCCAACTAACTCTCCAGATGGATAAACTTCATCATCTGGAAACAGACTTCCTCAGCTGTGATGGAGATGAGCAGTATACAGAGCGGTGCTTagctattatattattaaaaaataaaagataaaaagataCGTGGGATTCAGACCCTGGCCACAGAGGACAGAGggcaggatcctgccactggacctcCAGGAGGCAACTCAATTAACCCCCAAGTGATTTAAAAATTTCTTAAAATAGCTACATACTAAAAACGCTGAATGTTTGCATGGACTTGAAGTGTAATACATGACAGCATAAGACCAGTACAGGCCAATAAATATATGGGGGTCAGAGGAGAAGATCCTaaagtccaggatccagttCCAGAGAGAGATGTTCAGACCAAGCAGGCTTAGATTTCTTATCAGTTTCTGATACAACTGTTCACAGttataacaacacctctgttacacacacacacacacacacacacacacagttttaacaacacctgttacacacacacacacacacacacacacagttttaacaacacctgttacacacacacacacacacagttataacaacacctctgttacacacacacacacacacacacacacagttataacaacacctctgttacacacacacacacacacacacacagttttaacaacccctctgttacacacacacacacacacacacacacagatttaacaacacctgttacacacacacacacacacacacagttttaacaacacctctgttacacacacacacacacacagttttaacaacacctcggttacacacacacacacacacacagttttaacacctctgttacacacacacacacacagttataacaacacctctgttacacacacacacacacacagttttaacaacacctctgttacacacacacacacacacagttataacaacacctctgttacacacacacacacacacagttttaacaacacctctgttacacacacacacacacacacagttataacaacacctctgttacacacacacacacacacacagttttaacaacacctctgttacacacacacacacacacagttataacaacacctctgttacacacacacacacacacagttttaacaacacctctgttacacacacacacacacacacacacacagttttaacaacacctctgttacacacacacacacacacagttttaacaacacctctgttacacacacacacacacacagttttaacaacacctctgttacacacacacacacacacagttttaacaacacctctgttacacacacacacacacacacagttataacaacacctctgttacacacacacacacacacacacagttttaacaacacctctgttacacacacacacacacacacacagttttaacaacacctctgttacacacacacacacacacacagttttaacaacacctctgttacacacacacacacacacacacagttataacaacacctctgttacacacacacacacacacacagttttaacaacacctctgttacacacacacacacacacacacagttataacaacacctctgttacacacacacacacacagttttaacaacacctctgttacacacacacacacacacacacagttataacaacacctctgttacacacacacacacacacacagttttaacaacacctctgttacacacacacacacacacacacagttataacaacacctctgttacacacacacacacacacacagttttaacaacacctctgttacacacacacacacacacacacagttataacaacacctctgttacacacacacacacacacacagttttaacaacacctctgttacacacacacacacacacacacagttataacaacacctctgttacacacacacacacacacagttataacaacacctctgttacacacacacacacacacacacagttttaacacctctgttacacacacacacacacacagttataacaacacctctgttacacacacacacacacacacagttttaacaacacctctgttacacacacacacagttttaacaacacctctgttacacacacacacacacacacacacactcagttttaacacctctgttacacacacacacacacagttttaacaacacctctgatacagacacacacacacacacacacagttataacaacacctctgttacacacacacacacacacacagttataacaacacctctgttacacacacacacacacacacacagttataacaacacctctgttacacacacacacacacacacacagttataacaacacctctgttacacacacacacacacacagttataacaacacctctgttacacacacacacacacacacacacacagttataacaacacctctgttacacacacacacacacacacacacacagttataacaacacctctgttacacacacacacacacacacacagttttaacaacacctctgttacacacacacacacacacacagttttaacaacacctctgttacacacacacacacacacacacacacacacagttttaacacctattttacacacacacacacacacagttttaacacctctgttacacacactcacacacacacacacacacacacagttttaacaacacctctgttacacacacacacacacacacagttttaacacctctgttacacacactcacacacacacacacacacacacagttttaacaacacctctgttacacacacacacacacacacagttttatcacctctgttacacacacacacacacacacagttttaacacctctgttacacacactcacacacacacacacacacacagttttaacaacacctcggttacacacacacacacacacacagttttaacacctctgttacacacacacacacacacacagttttaacaacacctctgttacacacactcagacacacactcacagttttaacacctctgttacacacacacacacactcacagttttaacacctctgttacacacacacacacacactcacacaattttaacaacacctctgttacacacacacacacacaaacacacagttttaacaacacctctgttacacacacacactcacacacacacacacacacacacagttttatcacctctgttacacacacacacacacacacacagttttaacacctctgttacacacacacacacacacactctcagttttaacaacacctctgttacacacacacacacacactcacagttttaacacctctgttacacacacacacacaaacacacagttttaacaacacctctgttacacacactcagacacacactcacagttttaacacctctgttacacacacacacacacactcacagttttaacacctctgttacacacactcacacacactcacagttttaacacctctgttacacacacacacacaaacacacagttttaacaacacctctgttacacacactcacacacacactcacacacacacacacacacacagttttatcacctctgttacacacacacacacacacactcacagttttaacaacacctctgttacacacacacacacactcacagttttaacacctctgttacacacacacacacacactcacagttttaacacctctgttacacacacacacacacaaacacacagttttaacaacacctctgttacacacactcacacacactcacagttttaacacctctgttacacacactcacacacactcacagttttaacacctctgttacacacactcacacacacacacacacagttttaacaacacctctgttacacacacacacacaaacacacagttttaacaacacctctgttacacacactcacacacacactcacacacacacacacagttttatcacctctgttacacacacacacacacactcacagttttaacacctgttacacacacacacacacacagttttaacaacacctctgttacacacactcacacacacacacacacacacacagttttaacacctctgttacacacactcacacacacacacacagttttaacacctctgttacacacacacactcacacacacacacacacagttttaacacctctgttacacacactcacacacactcacagttttaacacctctgttacacacacacacacaaacacacagttttaacaacacctctgttacacacactcacacacacactcacacacacacacacacacagttttatcacctctgttacacacacacacacacactcacagttttaacacctctgttacacacacacacacacaaacacacagttttaacaacacctctgttacacacactcacacacacactcacacacacacacacactcacagttttaacacctctgttacacacacacacacacacacacactctcagttttaacacctctgttacacacactcacacacacactcacacacacacacagttttaacacctctgttacacacacacacacacacacacagttttaacaacacctctgttacacacactcacacacacacacacacacacacagttttaacacctctgttacacacactcacacacacacacacagttttaacacctctgttacacacactcacacacacactcacacacagttttaacacctctgttacacacactcacacacacacacacacacagttttaacacctctgttacacacactcacacacacacacacactcacagttttaacacctctgttacacacactcacacacacacacacacacacacacacagttttaacacctctgttacacacacacactctcagttttaacaacacctctgttacacacacacacacacacacactctcagttttaacacctctgttacacacactcacacacacactcacacacacacagttttaacacctgttacacacactcacacacacacacacacacagttttaacacctctgttacacacactcacacacacacacacacacagttttaacacctctgttacacacacacacacacacacacagttttaacacctctgttacacacactcacacacacacacacacacacacacacagttttaacacctctgttacacacacacactctcagttttaacaacacctctgttacacacacacacacacacacagttttaacacctctgttacacacacacacacacacacacacacagttttaacaacacctctgttacacacactcacacacacacacacacagttttaacacctctgttacacacacacacacacacacagttttaacaacacctctgttacacacactcacacacacacacacacacagttttaacacctctgttacacacacacactcagttttaacaacacctctgttacacacactcacacacacacacacacacagttttaacacctctgttacacacactcacacacacacacacacacacagttttaacacctctgttacacacacacacacacacacacacagttttaacaacacctttattacacacacacacacacacagttttaacaacacctctgttacacacacacacacacacactcacacacacacacacagttttaacacctctgttacacacactcacacacacactcacacacagttttaacacctctgttacacacactcacacacacacacacacagttttaacacctctgttacacacactcacacacacacacacactcacagttttaacacctctgttacacacactcacacacacacacacacacacacacagttttaacacctctgttacacacacacactctcagttttaacaacacctctgttacacacactcacacacacactcacacacacacagttttaacacctgttacacacactcacacacgcacacacacacagttttaacacctctgttacacacactcacacacacacacacacacagttttaacacctctgttacacacactcacacacacacacagttttaacacctctgttacacacacacacacacacagttttaacacctctgttacacacacacacacacacacagttttaacaacatctctgttacacacactcacacacacacacacacacacacacagttttaacacctctgttacacacactcacacacacacacacacagttttaacacctctgttacacacacacacacacacacacacagttttaacaacatctctgttacacacactcacacacacacacacacacacacacacagttttaacacctctattacacacacacacacacacacagttttaacaacacctctgttacacacactcacacacacacacacacacacagttttaacacctctgttacacacacacactcagttttaacaacacctctgttacacacacacacacacacacacacacacacacagttttaacacctctgttacacacactcacacacacacacacacagttttaacacctctgttacacacacacacacacacacacacacacagttttaacaacacctctgttacacacactcacacacacacacacacacacacacacacacagttttaacaacacctctgttacaaacacacacacacacacagttttaacaacacctctgttacacacacacacacacacacacacacacacacacacagttttaacacctctgttacacacactcacacacacacacacacacacacacagttttaacacctctgttacacacactcacacacacacacacacacacacacagttttaacaacacctttattacacacacacacacacacagttttaacaacacctctgttacacacacacacacacacacacacacacacacacacacacagttttaacacctctgttacacacacacacacacacagttttaacacctctgttacacacacacacacacacacacagttttaacaacacctctattacacacacacacacacacacagttttaacacctctgttacacacactcacacacacacacacagttttaacaacacctctgttacacacacacacacacacacacacagttttaacacctctgttacacacacacacacacacacacacacacacagttttaacaacacctctgttacacacacacacacacacacagttttaacaacacctctgttacacacacacacacacacacacagttttaacaacacctctgttacacacacacacacacacacacagttttaacacctcttttacacacacacacacacacacagttttaacaacacctctgttacacacacacacacacacacacagttttaacaacacctctgttacacacacacacacacacacacagttttaacacctcttttacacacacacacacacacacagttttaacaacacctctgttacacacactcacacacacacacacacacagttttaacaacacctctgttacacacacacacacacacacacacagttttaacacctctgttacacacacacacacacacacacagttttaacacctctgttacacacacacacacacacacacagttttaacaacacctctgttacacacacacacacacacacacacacacagttttaacacctctgttacacacacacacacacacacacagttttaacaacacctctgttacacacacacacacacacacacacacacacacacagttttatcacctctgttacacacacacacacacactctcagttttaacacctctgttacacacacacacacacacacacacacacacactctcagttttaacacctctgttacacacactcacacacacactcacacacacacagttttaacacctctgttacacacacacacacacacacacagttttaacaacacctctgttacacacactcacacacacacacacacacacacagttttaacacctctgttacacacactcacacacacacacacagttttaacacctctgttacacacactcacacacacactcacacacagttttaacacctctgttacacacactcacacacacacacacacactcacagttttaacacctctgttacacacactcacacacacacacacacacacacagttttaacacctctgttacacacacacactctcagttttaacaacacctctgttacacacacacacacacacacactctcagttttaacacctctgttacacacactcacacacaca
This genomic interval carries:
- the LOC131348037 gene encoding E3 ubiquitin-protein ligase RNF128-like yields the protein MGHFCRWLLAVWCVQVCSSGTAQVSAFSTAYINVSYVTPEINRTIWRREEMGLYGIESPTYPVTGTVYLADPIHACANDTRFARPSVSAPWIALVQRGNGCTFSSKINAAARSGASAAVIFNDYGTDNRVIQMSHPGKTMDNIFLHIVQTE